The Opitutus sp. ER46 genome segment CCTGTTCAGCAGCGTGTTCTTTGTGTCCATCGGCATGCTGATCGAGATCAAGCTCCTGCTCGAAGTCTGGCCCTGGATCCTGGGGCTCGGCGTCTTCGTGCTACTCGCGCGCGCCATGGCAACGGGCCTCGCGCTGATCCTGAGCGGCAGCAACGCCCACGAGGCCCGGCGGGCCAGCCTACTCCTCGGCCCGTTGGGTGAGTTTTCCTTTATCATTGCCCAGTTGGGCGTGAGCACCGCGGTCCTGCCCAAACAGTACTACCCCATCGCGGTCGGCGTCTCGATCTTCACGGTCCTGCTGATGCCGCTGCTCAACCGATTCGCCGATCCGATCGTCGGCGCCCTCGAGCGTGCCGAGCCGCGCTGGTTGCAGCGCACGCTTGAGGCCTATCACGGCTGGTTCACCCAGTTGCAGAACGCGCCGACCTCCGCCTCGGCGTGGGCGTTGGTGCGGCCCCGTCTCATCCAGATCGGAGGCGAGGTGCTCTTCATCACCGGGGTCATGACATTTTCCCGCCAGATCCTGGCCATGGTGGTCGCCAACTCGGAGTCCTTCGGCCTCGCCCCCGGCACCCTGGTTCCCGTCTTCTGGGGCGTCGTCGCCGTGATCGTGCTCATCCCGCTGTTCGCGGTCTGGCGCAATCTCAGCGCCGTGGCGATGATCCTGGCCGAGAGCGTCGGCGGCCTCGCGCCCGCCCGCGACCGGCTCCTGACCGGTTTCAAGGGCATCGCGCTCTTCGCGATCGGCTTCTGGCTGCATGCGATCCTCCCCACCGACCAGCTCGGCATCTGGGGCTGGATCGCCATCAGCCTCGCGGCGATCGTCTTCGTGGGCATCTTCTCCAACCGGCTCATCTACTGGCATAGCCAGTGGCAGACTTCGATGCGCGACGTGCTCGCCGAGGATCCGCGCGGCCCCAAGGTCGCGGCCGCCGAAAAGCTACGCGAGCAGAGGGAAAAGGACCTCGCCGGCTGGGACGTCGAACTGCGCGAATCCGTCGTGCCGGATGGCGCGCCGTATGCGGGGCAGTCGCTCGCCCAACTCGCGATTCCACCCCAGTTCGGCTGCACCGTGCTCGAGGTGGAGCGCAACGGCATCGTCATCACGGCCATTCGGCCCGATCTGCGTCTCTACCCAGGCGATCGCGTCCTGCTGCTGGGCAAGGAGGAGCAGACCGCCGCCGCCGAAAACTTTCTCCAGCATGCCCGGGCCGCCACCGATCAGTCGCACGAATTCGAGGGCTCGGTACTGGAAACCTTCGTGGTCCCGGAAGGACCGCACGCTGGCCGCACGCTCGCCGCTTCCAACATTGGCCAACGCACGGGAGCCCGCGTCGTCGGCATTCGCCGCGGTGACCGGGAGATCGTCGCCCCATCGGGAGACGAACGGCTCGACGTCGGCGACAGCATCCTGGTCGCGGGCACGCTCCAGGAGATCAAGGCGTTTCACCGCTGGCTGCTCGGTCAGGCCGCCGCCTGAGCGGCCGGGTGCGCGCGCCCGCCGCGTTCGTCGTCTCAGCGCGCCAACAACCCTTCCTCCCGCAGGAAGGACTCGATGCGCGCCCGGACCTTTTCCTTCCACTCGGGCAGATCGGTCGAAAAGTTGTGCGAGCCACCGGGAACGTTGACGAATTCGCACCGGTTGCCTCCCGCCTGCAGCTTGTCGCGTAGCGCGAGCGACTGGCGCTGCGGCACCGTCTTGTCCGCGTCACCGTGGAACACGAGAACCGGCGGCATCTTCGCATCGAGCCGGTGCACCGCGGAGAGCGCCGCCGCGTGCGGCCCGAAACGCTGCGGCGTGTAGCCGCCGATCTCGGCGGTGTCCGAGACCGGACTCGAGAGGACCAGCGCAACCGGCTTGAACTTCGGCGCCTCCGCCTCAGCCGAGCCTGGCGGCGTCGCCGTGATCGCCGTCCAAAGTGCCAGATGCCCGCCCGCCGAAGTCCCGCCGACCACGACGCGCTTCGGGTCGATCCCGAGCTCCGCCGCGTGGTCCTGCACCCAGCGCAGCGCGGCGCGCGCGTCCGCCACCGCTTCCAACGGGGCGGTGTCGAAACGCTCCTTGGTCCGGTAATCGGGCGCGATGCCCACGAGGCCGTGTTGCGCCGCCCAGCGCGCCCAGCCGGCCGAGCGCTCCGGCGTCCCGCGCGTCCAACCGCCCCCGAAGAAGAACATCAGGGCCGGCCGACGATCCTGCGCCTGCCAGCCCTCGGGTTTGAAGACGTGCAGCCGCAGCGGCTCCGGGGTGAGCTCGCGAAACACGTACGTCTGCGCCCCGGGAAAGCCGTGCGGCGTGGCTTCGACGGGCGTAGCGGCCTTGGCCGTCGCCGGCGCCGCCGCCACGGCCACCGTTGCCGACATCAAGCCGCAGGTCAGGGAGAGAACGAAGAAGGAGCGCATGGGCGAGGAAAGTATCCTGGGGTGGAAAAAACGCGGTCAGCGCACGTCGGCCGCCACGTCGACGCGCCGGATCTCGCCGCTGAAGAAGTACACGGAACCGATGGCGAGCGGCACGAGCGCCGCGCCCAACAGAAAGACGGGCACGTAGCTGATGCGCGTGAGCACCGGCACAAGCCAGGTGCTGAAAACAAGCACGCCCGCGACCGCGCTGAGGCCGCCGATGCCGGCCACCGTGCCGACGGACTTCCCGGCGAAGAAGTCGCTCGGGAGGGTCTGGATGTTGTTAATCATCACCTGGAATC includes the following:
- a CDS encoding cation:proton antiporter, producing MDGISLIQDLAVVLLAASAAAAICRRIGLSVIVGYLFAGIVIGPYTPPFALVSDVNRIQTLSQVGLVFLMFGIGLGLSLSKLGRMGWPTLLATGLGAFFVFMLTRALGHFVGWNSAQSLFIAAMFMVSSSAVIAKVLDELNLSHDRSGQVALSITVLEDVVAVVMLTLLAARTSGGDANVGSLLTSMSAFVVLLVGVGLLMVPRLLRRLEARADPEILTITVAGVLFLLSIAAVKAGYSLALGAFLLGAIVAEIPQRAPVEKAFAGMRDLFSSVFFVSIGMLIEIKLLLEVWPWILGLGVFVLLARAMATGLALILSGSNAHEARRASLLLGPLGEFSFIIAQLGVSTAVLPKQYYPIAVGVSIFTVLLMPLLNRFADPIVGALERAEPRWLQRTLEAYHGWFTQLQNAPTSASAWALVRPRLIQIGGEVLFITGVMTFSRQILAMVVANSESFGLAPGTLVPVFWGVVAVIVLIPLFAVWRNLSAVAMILAESVGGLAPARDRLLTGFKGIALFAIGFWLHAILPTDQLGIWGWIAISLAAIVFVGIFSNRLIYWHSQWQTSMRDVLAEDPRGPKVAAAEKLREQREKDLAGWDVELRESVVPDGAPYAGQSLAQLAIPPQFGCTVLEVERNGIVITAIRPDLRLYPGDRVLLLGKEEQTAAAENFLQHARAATDQSHEFEGSVLETFVVPEGPHAGRTLAASNIGQRTGARVVGIRRGDREIVAPSGDERLDVGDSILVAGTLQEIKAFHRWLLGQAAA
- a CDS encoding alpha/beta hydrolase codes for the protein MRSFFVLSLTCGLMSATVAVAAAPATAKAATPVEATPHGFPGAQTYVFRELTPEPLRLHVFKPEGWQAQDRRPALMFFFGGGWTRGTPERSAGWARWAAQHGLVGIAPDYRTKERFDTAPLEAVADARAALRWVQDHAAELGIDPKRVVVGGTSAGGHLALWTAITATPPGSAEAEAPKFKPVALVLSSPVSDTAEIGGYTPQRFGPHAAALSAVHRLDAKMPPVLVFHGDADKTVPQRQSLALRDKLQAGGNRCEFVNVPGGSHNFSTDLPEWKEKVRARIESFLREEGLLAR